The Rickettsia endosymbiont of Gonocerus acuteangulatus nucleotide sequence AGAGAACTGTTTGAGCAAGAGGAAAGAAGTAGTTTGATTCCTTTACCATTAGAAACTTTTGATTTGTCATCTTGGCATAATCGAAAAGTAGCAAAAGATTGTCATATTACCATAGATAATAATTATTACTCTGTACCAGCAAAATATATATACAGTGAGGTAATGGTACAATTGTCCCCAAAACTTGTTCAAATATTTTCTATACAAAATGATTTAATAGCAAGACACGTTAGAACAGAGGGCAAGGGGATATTTACCACTAATCCGTCTCATTATGCTAAATACAAACGTCTATGCCCAGGTTTTATAGAATATAGTGAACATTATCAACAACAAATGCAGCAGATAGGGAATAATTGCAGTTTATTATTAGAATCATTACAACAAACAAGAGTGAATGATTGGCAACGTTGTGCACGAGGTATCATTTCTTTACGTAAGGTTTACAATGATGACTTAATAGATAAAGCCTGTCATAGAGCACTACATTATGGTATAAGTTCTTACTCTAAAATTAAGAATATTTTAAATAGTAATGCAGTAAACTTACCATTACCAGAGTTTGGAGGTAATAATGCAGAACTTATTTAATGACCTACGAAGCTTTAGATTATCAGGTATAGTCAATAGTTTAAATGAAAGGATTATTTATGCTCAAAATAATAAACTAGGATTTAAAGAATTTCTATCACTATTATGTGAAGATGAAAAATCTAACCGTAAGGATAATAATTACCGTCGCCGTAAAAGTGCTGCTAAATTGCCGGTAACTAAAAATTTAGAAGACTTTGATTTTAATTTCCAACCAAGTGTTGATGCCAAAGTAATAAGTGATTTATCAACTTGTGATTATATTAATACTAAGGGAAATGTAATATTCATAGGTGATTCAGGAACTGGGAAAACTCATCTTGCCATTGGGCTAGCATTAAAAGCTTTAACACGAGAATACTCTGTATATTTTACTACGGTATCGGATATGCTTTATAATTTACATATTGCAAGAGCAGATAATAGTTATCACAAAAAGGTTAAATTACTCCTATCGTTTGATTTATTAATTCTTGATGAGCTCGGGTTTAAGCAATTGCCAAAACATTCAGTAGAAGACTTTTTTAATATTATTGCTAAACGATATGAAAATAAATCTACCATTATTACCACAAACAAGGATTTTGAAAAATGGAATGAAATATTTGCTGATGAAGTATTAACTCATGCAATTATTGATCGAGTGGTACATCATGCTCATATACTAAACATAAAAGGTAAAAGTTATCGTATTAATAACTATAAATCTGGAGGTAATATGGCATAAAAATTTTTAAATATAGTGGTTCCTTTTTCGTGCAATTTACTGGTCCCTTTTTAATTGACAATGACAATAGGTAATGATGAACAGAAAATATAGACACTTATCTCGAGAAGAGAGATATGAGATAAAAAGAATGTATGACCTAGGAGTCAGTATTAATAAGATATAGCATAAGTCATTAAGGTACTGACAGAGCGAGAGTATCATGTTATAGTAAGCAAATATTAACAAGCATGTAAAGAGATATGGCACGAGCATATGCAATAGAACTAAGACTAAGAGTTATAAAAGCTGTAGAAGCAGGGATACGAATAAGTAAGGTAAGTAAATTATTTAATGTAAGTCGTGATACTATATATAAATGGAAAAAATTAAAAGATAAGCAAGGTACTTTAGAAGCAGCAACTGGTTATCAGAAAGGACATAGTCATAAGATAAAAGATTCAGAATCTTTTAAAGAATTTTTTAAAGCTAATATGAATAAAACATCAAAGGAGTTAGCAAAGCAATGGGGTAATATTGCATCTGTAACTATTTTAAGACAAATCAGAAAACTTGGCTAAGCTATAAACAAAACTCATTTTCATCCGAAAAGAGATATTAAATTAAGAAATGAATTTATAGCAAAGATACAAACCATCACAAAAGACAAATTAGTATATCTTGATGAATCTGGAATAGAGGATAATGCTTGCAAAGAGTATGGATGGAGCATTATAGGACAAAGGTGTTATGGAGAAAAGGTGTATCAACATAAATTTAGAATAAGTATGATAGCTGGTCTTTGTAATGGTAATCTTATTGCTCCTGTAATATTTGAAGGTAATTGTAATACAGAGGTCTTTAAAACTTATATTAGGGATGTATTAATTACAGAATTACAACCTGGGCAAACCGTTATTATGGATAACATTAATTTTCATAAAAATTCTAAAGTTAAAGAGTTAATTGAATCCATTGGTTGTACCATATTGTATTTACCAACTTACTCTCCTGATTTAAATCCTATAGAGCATTACTGGTTTAAGATAAAAAATGAAATTAGGAAAGTTGTAGGAGATTTTGAAACATTTTATGATGCTGTTTTTAATACTATTAAATTGTCAGTATCTTAATGATTTATGCTATAGCACAACATCTTACGAGGTCTAAAAGCACTATTAGTATGGAGCTAAAAAGAAATAAGGTAAAAGATAAGTATATGCCTTGTATTGCTCAGGAAAAATATGAAAACAGGATGTATCAGCAAGAGTTATTAAAAATAGAAAAGAACCCTATGTTGTTAGATTATATTAAAAATGCTATGATTCGCAAGAAATGGTCGCCGGATGCTATAGCCGGAAAGTTAAAACTAGACAAAAATACAGCTTTGTGTATCAGTACAGAAAGTATATATAGATTTGTTTACACTTCTGCAGTAGCAGCTAAATTAAAGTTATATAGCTATTTACCTTCTAAAAGATATAAAAGGCAAAAAAGAGGGAAGAGGCGTCAAAGGATCATTATACCACAAAGGATCTCAATACATCAGCGTGATGCAATAGCTACGAAAAAGGTAGAAGTAGGGAATTTTGAGGCAGATCTTACATTTTATAAAGGTAATCAAAGTATGAATATTGGTGCACTGGTGGATAATAAAGAGTCAAAAGATTATTTTAGTGCTGAATAACTCCAAGAGAGCTACAACAGTTACCAATGGTTTTTTAAGAAAGATAAAAACTCTTCCAAATAGTGTGAGAAAGACTATTACTATGGATAATGGCAAAGAGTTTGTGGGGCATGTTGCCTATAGACTATCTGGGTTTCAAACTTTCTTTTGTGATCCATACCGCCCTAGACAAAAAGCATTAGTGGAAAAAATGAATTCTATGATTCATAGAATTTTACCTAAAAATACAGATATTACTACCGTTACACAAAGAGATCTTGACAATGTTGCTGAGATTTTAAATAACATGCCAAGAAAGATTTTTGGTTATAAAACCCCCAATGAAATTTGGGCAGAAAATTTATAGGTTTTGTTCTACTTAGTCCTTGCATTTTCATACCAACAGAGTTGAGTATGTTGTTACCAATAACAAAACTCACAAATCTTCTAAAGCTGCACAAGATGAGTGTGGCTTTCGATGGGTAATTGAGAGCATGCACAGAGAAATTAAGCAACTTACTGGGATAGAACGTTGTCAATGCAGGAAACAGCGTATTCAACGTAATCATATTAGTTGGGCATTTTTAGTTTGGGCATTTCTCAAAAGGACTGCAAATACAATCGGTAAAACGGTTTACCAAATAAAGTTAGGGCTTTTAGATGACTATATGCAACAACAGCTGCGTTCTCCATCTTTACGATATTTAGAACCAAACATAGCGTAAGTTTTGTATAGTATCACGACTTACATTAAATAATTTACTTACCTTACTTATTCGTATCCCTGCTTCTACAGCTTTTATAACTCTTAGTCTTAGTTCTATTGCATATGCTCGTGCCATATCTCTTTACATGCTTGTTAATATTTGCTTACTATAACATGATACTCTCGCTCTGTCAGTACCTTAATGACTTATGCTATATTCTCCAGGATGATGATCCTGTAGATATTCTAAT carries:
- a CDS encoding IS630 transposase-related protein, whose amino-acid sequence is MARAYAIELRLRVIKAVEAGIRISKVSKLFNVSRDTIQNLRYVWF
- a CDS encoding IS30 family transposase, encoding MIYAIAQHLTRSKSTISMELKRNKVKDKYMPCIAQEKYENRMYQQELLKIEKNPMLLDYIKNAMIRKKWSPDAIAGKLKLDKNTALCISTESIYRFVYTSAVAAKLKLYSYLPSKRYKRQKRGKRRQRIIIPQRISIHQRDAIATKKVEVGNFEADLTFYKGNQSMNIGALVDNKESKDYFSAE
- a CDS encoding helix-turn-helix domain-containing protein, yielding MMNRKYRHLSREERYEIKRMYDLGVSINKI
- a CDS encoding IS30 family transposase, which codes for MHWWIIKSQKIILVLNNSKRATTVTNGFLRKIKTLPNSVRKTITMDNGKEFVGHVAYRLSGFQTFFCDPYRPRQKALVEKMNSMIHRILPKNTDITTVTQRDLDNVAEILNNMPRKIFGYKTPNEIWAENL
- the istB gene encoding IS21-like element helper ATPase IstB, translated to MQNLFNDLRSFRLSGIVNSLNERIIYAQNNKLGFKEFLSLLCEDEKSNRKDNNYRRRKSAAKLPVTKNLEDFDFNFQPSVDAKVISDLSTCDYINTKGNVIFIGDSGTGKTHLAIGLALKALTREYSVYFTTVSDMLYNLHIARADNSYHKKVKLLLSFDLLILDELGFKQLPKHSVEDFFNIIAKRYENKSTIITTNKDFEKWNEIFADEVLTHAIIDRVVHHAHILNIKGKSYRINNYKSGGNMA